A stretch of the Macaca mulatta isolate MMU2019108-1 chromosome 16, T2T-MMU8v2.0, whole genome shotgun sequence genome encodes the following:
- the RNF222 gene encoding RING finger protein 222 isoform X1 produces the protein MSEGESKDSSGSECPVCYEKFRDLEGASRTLSCGHVFCHDCLVKYLLSTRVDGQVQRILVCPICRYVTFLSKKSSRWPSMLDKSSQTLTVPVALPSVPPLDSLGHTNPLAASSSAWRPPPGQARSPGSPGQSAQLPLDLLPSLPRESQVFVISRHGMPLGEQDSVLPRRSLAELSEASPAPRSARAFCCRSRALLLITLIAVVAVVAAILPWVLLVRKQA, from the coding sequence ATGTCAGAAGGGGAGAGCAAGGACAGCTCGGGCAGCGAGTGCCCCGTGTGCTACGAGAAGTTCCGGGACCTGGAGGGCGCCAGCCGGACGCTGAGCTGTGGCCATGTGTTCTGCCATGACTGCCTGGTCAAGTACCTGCTGTCCACCCGCGTGGACGGGCAGGTCCAGAGGATCCTGGTCTGCCCCATCTGCCGCTACGTCACGTTCCTCAGCAAGAAGAGCTCCCGCTGGCCCTCCATGCTGGACAAGAGCTCCCAGACCCTGACTGTGCCTGTGGCCCTGCCCTCCGTGCCCCCACTGGACAGCCTGGGTCACACAAACCCCCTGGCCGCCTCCTCGTCCGCCTGGAGGCCACCCCCGGGCCAGGCCAGGTCGCCGGGCAGCCCGGGCCAGAGCGCCCAACTCCCCCTGGACCTGCTGCCCAGCCTGCCGCGGGAGTCGCAGGTCTTCGTCATCAGCCGCCACGGGATGCCCCTGGGGGAGCAGGACAGCGTGCTGCCCCGCCGCAGCCTGGCCGAGCTCTCGGAGGCCTCCCCCGCGCCCCGCTCCGCCCGCGCCTTCTGCTGCCGATCGCGGGCCCTACTGCTCATCACGCTCATCGCCGTGGTGGCCGTGGTGGCCGCCATCCTGCCCTGGGTGCTGCTGGTGAGGAAGCAGGCATGA